Proteins from one Elgaria multicarinata webbii isolate HBS135686 ecotype San Diego chromosome 3, rElgMul1.1.pri, whole genome shotgun sequence genomic window:
- the EPN3 gene encoding epsin-3 isoform X4 encodes MTTSALRRQVKNIVHNYSEAEIKVREATSNDPWGPPSSLMSEIADLTFNTVAFAEVMGMIWRRLNDSGKNWRHVYKALTLLDYLIKTGSEKVAHQCRENLYTIQTLKEFQYIDRDGKDQGINVREKVKQVMSLLKDEERLKQERAYALKTKERMSLEGMGISSSNSQQLAYGRRASQYGDEYGRSRGSPSSFNSSSSSPRFNSDLEQARPQTTGEEELQLQLALAMSREEAEKQPVPPVSSTDEDLQLQIALTLSQQEHEKEVRAWQGESSLLQRALQESHPDAEEEEKTKKSQSSVLELADIFGPAPATSTHTSADPWDIPDTKFTVESTGTSWGPTADPWVPVPSGDSLSQTTSSTNHTSPGTWNLPHVSSSSASSSDPWGMKSLPSSVSSSDPWGKASPPAPVSAGVASASDPWGGSVEKSSTVGNATFDLFAKLPEHGDKPEHNSSQAPSSVKSNSPVDVDLFGDLIPSTRENGVRNKDVFDITVLRDSLPDSKEKNDSKTPETFLGPNASSLVNLDSLITAPQSLKSRNPFLAGLSTPSPTNPFNVIDQPKPTLNQMRTSSPVPSAAMGMAMNSMSYSTSLPLPLSSIPPSMTLPASMSAFPQAGAGPFPELPGNLPQPLLPLSGSVPPPLPSQGSMNPFL; translated from the exons ATGACCACTTCTGCCTTGCGCCGGCAGGTAAAAAACATTGTGCACAATTATTCGGAGGCGGAAATCAAGGTGCGCGAGGCCACCTCCAATGACCCCTGGGGACCCCCGAGCTCCTTAATGTCTGAGATTGCAGACCTGACCTTCAACACGGTGGCATTTGCGGAGGTCATGGGCATGATCTGGAGGCGGCTGAACGACAGCGGCAAGAACTGGCGGCACGTCTACAAGGCACTGACGCTTCTGGACTACCTCATCAAAACCGGCTCGGAGAAAGTGGCCCACCAGTGCCGGGAGAACTTGTACACCATCCAGACCTTAAAGGAGTTCCAGTACATAGACCGTGATGGCAAGGACCAGGGCATCAATGTTCGGGAAAAGGTAAAGCAGGTGATGAGCTTGCTGAaggatgaggagaggctgaagcaGGAGAGAGCCTACGCCCTGAAAACCAAAGAGCGGATGTCCCTGGAGGGCATGGGCATCAGTAGCAGCAACAGCCAGCAACTCGCCTACGGACGGCGGGCGTCACAGTATGGAGATGAGTACGGCAGGTCAAGAGGGTCTCCATCCTCCTTCAACT CCTCTTCCTCATCGCCCCGGTTCAATTCCGACCTGGAACAGGCAAGACCACAGACTACTGGAGAAGAGGAGCTGCAGCTCCAACTGGCCCTGGCCATGAGTCGAGAGGAGGCAGAAAAG CAGCCAGTTCCTCCAGTCTCCAGCACAGATGAAGATTTGCAATTACAGATTGCACTTACCCTGAGCCAACAGGAGCATGAGAAG GAAGTTAGGGCATGGCAGGGAGAGAGTTCACTCCTGCAGAGGGCATTGCAAGAGAGTCACCCTGATgcggaggaagaagaaaagacaaagaaaagtcaG TCTTCTGTGTTAGAGCTGGCAGACATTTTTGGACCAGCACCGGCCACCTCTACCCACACTTCTGCTGACCCGTGGGATATTCCAG aTACCAAATTCACTGTGGAATCAACAGGGACTTCCTGGGGTCCCACTGCAGACCCTTGGGTGCCTGTACCTTCAGGGGACTCACTAAGCCAGACAACATCATCCACAAATCACACTTCTCCAGGGACCTGGAATCTTCCtcatgtctcctcctcctctgcctcttcttctgATCCATGGGGGATGAAGTCCCTGCCTTCAAGTGTCTCATCGTCAGACCCCTGGGGAAAGGCCTCGCCACCTGCTCCGGTCTCTGCAggtgttgcttctgcttctgatcCTTGGGGAGGCTCTGTTGAAAAATCTTCCACAGTTG GCAATGCTACATTTGACTTGTTTGCAAAGCTACCAGAGCATGGAGATAAGCCAGAACATAACAGTTCCCAGGCCCCTTCCTCTGTGAAATCCAACAGCCCTGTAG ATGTGGACCTCTTTGGTGACCTTATTCCAAGCACCAGGGAAAATGGAGTCAGGAATAAGGATGTATTTGATATTACAGTTTTAAGAGACTCTCTTCCTGATTCAAAGGAGAAAAATGATAGCAAAACTCCAGAGACTTTTCTTGGCCCAAATGCCTCTTCCTTGGTTAATTTGGACTCCTTGATCACAGCCCCCCAGAGCCTGAAGTCTCGTAACCCGTTCCTGGCAG GTCTCAGCACACCTTCTCCTACCAACCCCTTTAATGTCATTGACCAGCCTAAACCAACACTCAACCAGATGCGGACCAGCTCTCCGGTGCCCAGTGCAGCTATGGGAATGGCCATGAACTCCATGTCCTACAGcacttctctccctcttccactCAGCAGCATTCCACCATCAATGACCCTTCCAGCCTCCATGAGTGCCTTCCCTCAGGCTGGAGCAGGGCCTTTCCCAGAGCTACCCGGCAACTTGCCCCAACCTCTCCTACCGCTATCTGGCTCAGTTCCCCCGCCACTACCTTCCCAGGGCAGTATGAACCCTTTCCTCTGA
- the EPN3 gene encoding epsin-3 isoform X3, which produces MTTSALRRQVKNIVHNYSEAEIKVREATSNDPWGPPSSLMSEIADLTFNTVAFAEVMGMIWRRLNDSGKNWRHVYKALTLLDYLIKTGSEKVAHQCRENLYTIQTLKEFQYIDRDGKDQGINVREKVKQVMSLLKDEERLKQERAYALKTKERMSLEGMGISSSNSQQLAYGRRASQYGDEYGRSRGSPSSFNSSSSSPRFNSDLEQARPQTTGEEELQLQLALAMSREEAEKQPVPPVSSTDEDLQLQIALTLSQQEHEKEVRAWQGESSLLQRALQESHPDAEEEEKTKKSQSSVLELADIFGPAPATSTHTSADPWDIPGGGNSRSVEVWNHDAAFSPPALSLSNSWEHNNTKFTVESTGTSWGPTADPWVPVPSGDSLSQTTSSTNHTSPGTWNLPHVSSSSASSSDPWGMKSLPSSVSSSDPWGKASPPAPVSAGVASASDPWGGSVEKSSTVGNATFDLFAKLPEHGDKPEHNSSQAPSSVKSNSPVVLRDSLPDSKEKNDSKTPETFLGPNASSLVNLDSLITAPQSLKSRNPFLAGLSTPSPTNPFNVIDQPKPTLNQMRTSSPVPSAAMGMAMNSMSYSTSLPLPLSSIPPSMTLPASMSAFPQAGAGPFPELPGNLPQPLLPLSGSVPPPLPSQGSMNPFL; this is translated from the exons ATGACCACTTCTGCCTTGCGCCGGCAGGTAAAAAACATTGTGCACAATTATTCGGAGGCGGAAATCAAGGTGCGCGAGGCCACCTCCAATGACCCCTGGGGACCCCCGAGCTCCTTAATGTCTGAGATTGCAGACCTGACCTTCAACACGGTGGCATTTGCGGAGGTCATGGGCATGATCTGGAGGCGGCTGAACGACAGCGGCAAGAACTGGCGGCACGTCTACAAGGCACTGACGCTTCTGGACTACCTCATCAAAACCGGCTCGGAGAAAGTGGCCCACCAGTGCCGGGAGAACTTGTACACCATCCAGACCTTAAAGGAGTTCCAGTACATAGACCGTGATGGCAAGGACCAGGGCATCAATGTTCGGGAAAAGGTAAAGCAGGTGATGAGCTTGCTGAaggatgaggagaggctgaagcaGGAGAGAGCCTACGCCCTGAAAACCAAAGAGCGGATGTCCCTGGAGGGCATGGGCATCAGTAGCAGCAACAGCCAGCAACTCGCCTACGGACGGCGGGCGTCACAGTATGGAGATGAGTACGGCAGGTCAAGAGGGTCTCCATCCTCCTTCAACT CCTCTTCCTCATCGCCCCGGTTCAATTCCGACCTGGAACAGGCAAGACCACAGACTACTGGAGAAGAGGAGCTGCAGCTCCAACTGGCCCTGGCCATGAGTCGAGAGGAGGCAGAAAAG CAGCCAGTTCCTCCAGTCTCCAGCACAGATGAAGATTTGCAATTACAGATTGCACTTACCCTGAGCCAACAGGAGCATGAGAAG GAAGTTAGGGCATGGCAGGGAGAGAGTTCACTCCTGCAGAGGGCATTGCAAGAGAGTCACCCTGATgcggaggaagaagaaaagacaaagaaaagtcaG TCTTCTGTGTTAGAGCTGGCAGACATTTTTGGACCAGCACCGGCCACCTCTACCCACACTTCTGCTGACCCGTGGGATATTCCAGGTGGGGGCAACTCTCGATCTGTTGAGGTTTGGAATCATGACGCAGCCTTCTCCCCTCCTGCTCTGTCTCTGTCCAATTCTTGGGAGCACAACA aTACCAAATTCACTGTGGAATCAACAGGGACTTCCTGGGGTCCCACTGCAGACCCTTGGGTGCCTGTACCTTCAGGGGACTCACTAAGCCAGACAACATCATCCACAAATCACACTTCTCCAGGGACCTGGAATCTTCCtcatgtctcctcctcctctgcctcttcttctgATCCATGGGGGATGAAGTCCCTGCCTTCAAGTGTCTCATCGTCAGACCCCTGGGGAAAGGCCTCGCCACCTGCTCCGGTCTCTGCAggtgttgcttctgcttctgatcCTTGGGGAGGCTCTGTTGAAAAATCTTCCACAGTTG GCAATGCTACATTTGACTTGTTTGCAAAGCTACCAGAGCATGGAGATAAGCCAGAACATAACAGTTCCCAGGCCCCTTCCTCTGTGAAATCCAACAGCCCTGTAG TTTTAAGAGACTCTCTTCCTGATTCAAAGGAGAAAAATGATAGCAAAACTCCAGAGACTTTTCTTGGCCCAAATGCCTCTTCCTTGGTTAATTTGGACTCCTTGATCACAGCCCCCCAGAGCCTGAAGTCTCGTAACCCGTTCCTGGCAG GTCTCAGCACACCTTCTCCTACCAACCCCTTTAATGTCATTGACCAGCCTAAACCAACACTCAACCAGATGCGGACCAGCTCTCCGGTGCCCAGTGCAGCTATGGGAATGGCCATGAACTCCATGTCCTACAGcacttctctccctcttccactCAGCAGCATTCCACCATCAATGACCCTTCCAGCCTCCATGAGTGCCTTCCCTCAGGCTGGAGCAGGGCCTTTCCCAGAGCTACCCGGCAACTTGCCCCAACCTCTCCTACCGCTATCTGGCTCAGTTCCCCCGCCACTACCTTCCCAGGGCAGTATGAACCCTTTCCTCTGA
- the EPN3 gene encoding epsin-3 isoform X1 gives MTTSALRRQVKNIVHNYSEAEIKVREATSNDPWGPPSSLMSEIADLTFNTVAFAEVMGMIWRRLNDSGKNWRHVYKALTLLDYLIKTGSEKVAHQCRENLYTIQTLKEFQYIDRDGKDQGINVREKVKQVMSLLKDEERLKQERAYALKTKERMSLEGMGISSSNSQQLAYGRRASQYGDEYGRSRGSPSSFNSSSSSPRFNSDLEQARPQTTGEEELQLQLALAMSREEAEKQPVPPVSSTDEDLQLQIALTLSQQEHEKEVRAWQGESSLLQRALQESHPDAEEEEKTKKSQSSVLELADIFGPAPATSTHTSADPWDIPGGGNSRSVEVWNHDAAFSPPALSLSNSWEHNNTKFTVESTGTSWGPTADPWVPVPSGDSLSQTTSSTNHTSPGTWNLPHVSSSSASSSDPWGMKSLPSSVSSSDPWGKASPPAPVSAGVASASDPWGGSVEKSSTVGNATFDLFAKLPEHGDKPEHNSSQAPSSVKSNSPVDVDLFGDLIPSTRENGVRNKDVFDITVLRDSLPDSKEKNDSKTPETFLGPNASSLVNLDSLITAPQSLKSRNPFLAGLSTPSPTNPFNVIDQPKPTLNQMRTSSPVPSAAMGMAMNSMSYSTSLPLPLSSIPPSMTLPASMSAFPQAGAGPFPELPGNLPQPLLPLSGSVPPPLPSQGSMNPFL, from the exons ATGACCACTTCTGCCTTGCGCCGGCAGGTAAAAAACATTGTGCACAATTATTCGGAGGCGGAAATCAAGGTGCGCGAGGCCACCTCCAATGACCCCTGGGGACCCCCGAGCTCCTTAATGTCTGAGATTGCAGACCTGACCTTCAACACGGTGGCATTTGCGGAGGTCATGGGCATGATCTGGAGGCGGCTGAACGACAGCGGCAAGAACTGGCGGCACGTCTACAAGGCACTGACGCTTCTGGACTACCTCATCAAAACCGGCTCGGAGAAAGTGGCCCACCAGTGCCGGGAGAACTTGTACACCATCCAGACCTTAAAGGAGTTCCAGTACATAGACCGTGATGGCAAGGACCAGGGCATCAATGTTCGGGAAAAGGTAAAGCAGGTGATGAGCTTGCTGAaggatgaggagaggctgaagcaGGAGAGAGCCTACGCCCTGAAAACCAAAGAGCGGATGTCCCTGGAGGGCATGGGCATCAGTAGCAGCAACAGCCAGCAACTCGCCTACGGACGGCGGGCGTCACAGTATGGAGATGAGTACGGCAGGTCAAGAGGGTCTCCATCCTCCTTCAACT CCTCTTCCTCATCGCCCCGGTTCAATTCCGACCTGGAACAGGCAAGACCACAGACTACTGGAGAAGAGGAGCTGCAGCTCCAACTGGCCCTGGCCATGAGTCGAGAGGAGGCAGAAAAG CAGCCAGTTCCTCCAGTCTCCAGCACAGATGAAGATTTGCAATTACAGATTGCACTTACCCTGAGCCAACAGGAGCATGAGAAG GAAGTTAGGGCATGGCAGGGAGAGAGTTCACTCCTGCAGAGGGCATTGCAAGAGAGTCACCCTGATgcggaggaagaagaaaagacaaagaaaagtcaG TCTTCTGTGTTAGAGCTGGCAGACATTTTTGGACCAGCACCGGCCACCTCTACCCACACTTCTGCTGACCCGTGGGATATTCCAGGTGGGGGCAACTCTCGATCTGTTGAGGTTTGGAATCATGACGCAGCCTTCTCCCCTCCTGCTCTGTCTCTGTCCAATTCTTGGGAGCACAACA aTACCAAATTCACTGTGGAATCAACAGGGACTTCCTGGGGTCCCACTGCAGACCCTTGGGTGCCTGTACCTTCAGGGGACTCACTAAGCCAGACAACATCATCCACAAATCACACTTCTCCAGGGACCTGGAATCTTCCtcatgtctcctcctcctctgcctcttcttctgATCCATGGGGGATGAAGTCCCTGCCTTCAAGTGTCTCATCGTCAGACCCCTGGGGAAAGGCCTCGCCACCTGCTCCGGTCTCTGCAggtgttgcttctgcttctgatcCTTGGGGAGGCTCTGTTGAAAAATCTTCCACAGTTG GCAATGCTACATTTGACTTGTTTGCAAAGCTACCAGAGCATGGAGATAAGCCAGAACATAACAGTTCCCAGGCCCCTTCCTCTGTGAAATCCAACAGCCCTGTAG ATGTGGACCTCTTTGGTGACCTTATTCCAAGCACCAGGGAAAATGGAGTCAGGAATAAGGATGTATTTGATATTACAGTTTTAAGAGACTCTCTTCCTGATTCAAAGGAGAAAAATGATAGCAAAACTCCAGAGACTTTTCTTGGCCCAAATGCCTCTTCCTTGGTTAATTTGGACTCCTTGATCACAGCCCCCCAGAGCCTGAAGTCTCGTAACCCGTTCCTGGCAG GTCTCAGCACACCTTCTCCTACCAACCCCTTTAATGTCATTGACCAGCCTAAACCAACACTCAACCAGATGCGGACCAGCTCTCCGGTGCCCAGTGCAGCTATGGGAATGGCCATGAACTCCATGTCCTACAGcacttctctccctcttccactCAGCAGCATTCCACCATCAATGACCCTTCCAGCCTCCATGAGTGCCTTCCCTCAGGCTGGAGCAGGGCCTTTCCCAGAGCTACCCGGCAACTTGCCCCAACCTCTCCTACCGCTATCTGGCTCAGTTCCCCCGCCACTACCTTCCCAGGGCAGTATGAACCCTTTCCTCTGA
- the EPN3 gene encoding epsin-3 isoform X2 — protein MTTSALRRQVKNIVHNYSEAEIKVREATSNDPWGPPSSLMSEIADLTFNTVAFAEVMGMIWRRLNDSGKNWRHVYKALTLLDYLIKTGSEKVAHQCRENLYTIQTLKEFQYIDRDGKDQGINVREKVKQVMSLLKDEERLKQERAYALKTKERMSLEGMGISSSNSQQLAYGRRASQYGDEYGRSRGSPSSFNSSSSSPRFNSDLEQARPQTTGEEELQLQLALAMSREEAEKPVPPVSSTDEDLQLQIALTLSQQEHEKEVRAWQGESSLLQRALQESHPDAEEEEKTKKSQSSVLELADIFGPAPATSTHTSADPWDIPGGGNSRSVEVWNHDAAFSPPALSLSNSWEHNNTKFTVESTGTSWGPTADPWVPVPSGDSLSQTTSSTNHTSPGTWNLPHVSSSSASSSDPWGMKSLPSSVSSSDPWGKASPPAPVSAGVASASDPWGGSVEKSSTVGNATFDLFAKLPEHGDKPEHNSSQAPSSVKSNSPVDVDLFGDLIPSTRENGVRNKDVFDITVLRDSLPDSKEKNDSKTPETFLGPNASSLVNLDSLITAPQSLKSRNPFLAGLSTPSPTNPFNVIDQPKPTLNQMRTSSPVPSAAMGMAMNSMSYSTSLPLPLSSIPPSMTLPASMSAFPQAGAGPFPELPGNLPQPLLPLSGSVPPPLPSQGSMNPFL, from the exons ATGACCACTTCTGCCTTGCGCCGGCAGGTAAAAAACATTGTGCACAATTATTCGGAGGCGGAAATCAAGGTGCGCGAGGCCACCTCCAATGACCCCTGGGGACCCCCGAGCTCCTTAATGTCTGAGATTGCAGACCTGACCTTCAACACGGTGGCATTTGCGGAGGTCATGGGCATGATCTGGAGGCGGCTGAACGACAGCGGCAAGAACTGGCGGCACGTCTACAAGGCACTGACGCTTCTGGACTACCTCATCAAAACCGGCTCGGAGAAAGTGGCCCACCAGTGCCGGGAGAACTTGTACACCATCCAGACCTTAAAGGAGTTCCAGTACATAGACCGTGATGGCAAGGACCAGGGCATCAATGTTCGGGAAAAGGTAAAGCAGGTGATGAGCTTGCTGAaggatgaggagaggctgaagcaGGAGAGAGCCTACGCCCTGAAAACCAAAGAGCGGATGTCCCTGGAGGGCATGGGCATCAGTAGCAGCAACAGCCAGCAACTCGCCTACGGACGGCGGGCGTCACAGTATGGAGATGAGTACGGCAGGTCAAGAGGGTCTCCATCCTCCTTCAACT CCTCTTCCTCATCGCCCCGGTTCAATTCCGACCTGGAACAGGCAAGACCACAGACTACTGGAGAAGAGGAGCTGCAGCTCCAACTGGCCCTGGCCATGAGTCGAGAGGAGGCAGAAAAG CCAGTTCCTCCAGTCTCCAGCACAGATGAAGATTTGCAATTACAGATTGCACTTACCCTGAGCCAACAGGAGCATGAGAAG GAAGTTAGGGCATGGCAGGGAGAGAGTTCACTCCTGCAGAGGGCATTGCAAGAGAGTCACCCTGATgcggaggaagaagaaaagacaaagaaaagtcaG TCTTCTGTGTTAGAGCTGGCAGACATTTTTGGACCAGCACCGGCCACCTCTACCCACACTTCTGCTGACCCGTGGGATATTCCAGGTGGGGGCAACTCTCGATCTGTTGAGGTTTGGAATCATGACGCAGCCTTCTCCCCTCCTGCTCTGTCTCTGTCCAATTCTTGGGAGCACAACA aTACCAAATTCACTGTGGAATCAACAGGGACTTCCTGGGGTCCCACTGCAGACCCTTGGGTGCCTGTACCTTCAGGGGACTCACTAAGCCAGACAACATCATCCACAAATCACACTTCTCCAGGGACCTGGAATCTTCCtcatgtctcctcctcctctgcctcttcttctgATCCATGGGGGATGAAGTCCCTGCCTTCAAGTGTCTCATCGTCAGACCCCTGGGGAAAGGCCTCGCCACCTGCTCCGGTCTCTGCAggtgttgcttctgcttctgatcCTTGGGGAGGCTCTGTTGAAAAATCTTCCACAGTTG GCAATGCTACATTTGACTTGTTTGCAAAGCTACCAGAGCATGGAGATAAGCCAGAACATAACAGTTCCCAGGCCCCTTCCTCTGTGAAATCCAACAGCCCTGTAG ATGTGGACCTCTTTGGTGACCTTATTCCAAGCACCAGGGAAAATGGAGTCAGGAATAAGGATGTATTTGATATTACAGTTTTAAGAGACTCTCTTCCTGATTCAAAGGAGAAAAATGATAGCAAAACTCCAGAGACTTTTCTTGGCCCAAATGCCTCTTCCTTGGTTAATTTGGACTCCTTGATCACAGCCCCCCAGAGCCTGAAGTCTCGTAACCCGTTCCTGGCAG GTCTCAGCACACCTTCTCCTACCAACCCCTTTAATGTCATTGACCAGCCTAAACCAACACTCAACCAGATGCGGACCAGCTCTCCGGTGCCCAGTGCAGCTATGGGAATGGCCATGAACTCCATGTCCTACAGcacttctctccctcttccactCAGCAGCATTCCACCATCAATGACCCTTCCAGCCTCCATGAGTGCCTTCCCTCAGGCTGGAGCAGGGCCTTTCCCAGAGCTACCCGGCAACTTGCCCCAACCTCTCCTACCGCTATCTGGCTCAGTTCCCCCGCCACTACCTTCCCAGGGCAGTATGAACCCTTTCCTCTGA
- the EPN3 gene encoding epsin-3 isoform X5 has translation MTTSALRRQVKNIVHNYSEAEIKVREATSNDPWGPPSSLMSEIADLTFNTVAFAEVMGMIWRRLNDSGKNWRHVYKALTLLDYLIKTGSEKVAHQCRENLYTIQTLKEFQYIDRDGKDQGINVREKVKQVMSLLKDEERLKQERAYALKTKERMSLEGMGISSSNSQQLAYGRRASQYGDEYGRSRGSPSSFNSSSSSPRFNSDLEQARPQTTGEEELQLQLALAMSREEAEKQPVPPVSSTDEDLQLQIALTLSQQEHEKEVRAWQGESSLLQRALQESHPDAEEEEKTKKSQSSVLELADIFGPAPATSTHTSADPWDIPGGGNSRSVEVWNHDAAFSPPALSLSNSWEHNNTKFTVESTGTSWGPTADPWVPVPSGDSLSQTTSSTNHTSPGTWNLPHVSSSSASSSDPWGMKSLPSSVSSSDPWGKASPPAPVSAGVASASDPWGGSVEKSSTVGNATFDLFAKLPEHGDKPEHNSSQAPSSVKSNSPMWTSLVTLFQAPGKMESGIRMYLILQF, from the exons ATGACCACTTCTGCCTTGCGCCGGCAGGTAAAAAACATTGTGCACAATTATTCGGAGGCGGAAATCAAGGTGCGCGAGGCCACCTCCAATGACCCCTGGGGACCCCCGAGCTCCTTAATGTCTGAGATTGCAGACCTGACCTTCAACACGGTGGCATTTGCGGAGGTCATGGGCATGATCTGGAGGCGGCTGAACGACAGCGGCAAGAACTGGCGGCACGTCTACAAGGCACTGACGCTTCTGGACTACCTCATCAAAACCGGCTCGGAGAAAGTGGCCCACCAGTGCCGGGAGAACTTGTACACCATCCAGACCTTAAAGGAGTTCCAGTACATAGACCGTGATGGCAAGGACCAGGGCATCAATGTTCGGGAAAAGGTAAAGCAGGTGATGAGCTTGCTGAaggatgaggagaggctgaagcaGGAGAGAGCCTACGCCCTGAAAACCAAAGAGCGGATGTCCCTGGAGGGCATGGGCATCAGTAGCAGCAACAGCCAGCAACTCGCCTACGGACGGCGGGCGTCACAGTATGGAGATGAGTACGGCAGGTCAAGAGGGTCTCCATCCTCCTTCAACT CCTCTTCCTCATCGCCCCGGTTCAATTCCGACCTGGAACAGGCAAGACCACAGACTACTGGAGAAGAGGAGCTGCAGCTCCAACTGGCCCTGGCCATGAGTCGAGAGGAGGCAGAAAAG CAGCCAGTTCCTCCAGTCTCCAGCACAGATGAAGATTTGCAATTACAGATTGCACTTACCCTGAGCCAACAGGAGCATGAGAAG GAAGTTAGGGCATGGCAGGGAGAGAGTTCACTCCTGCAGAGGGCATTGCAAGAGAGTCACCCTGATgcggaggaagaagaaaagacaaagaaaagtcaG TCTTCTGTGTTAGAGCTGGCAGACATTTTTGGACCAGCACCGGCCACCTCTACCCACACTTCTGCTGACCCGTGGGATATTCCAGGTGGGGGCAACTCTCGATCTGTTGAGGTTTGGAATCATGACGCAGCCTTCTCCCCTCCTGCTCTGTCTCTGTCCAATTCTTGGGAGCACAACA aTACCAAATTCACTGTGGAATCAACAGGGACTTCCTGGGGTCCCACTGCAGACCCTTGGGTGCCTGTACCTTCAGGGGACTCACTAAGCCAGACAACATCATCCACAAATCACACTTCTCCAGGGACCTGGAATCTTCCtcatgtctcctcctcctctgcctcttcttctgATCCATGGGGGATGAAGTCCCTGCCTTCAAGTGTCTCATCGTCAGACCCCTGGGGAAAGGCCTCGCCACCTGCTCCGGTCTCTGCAggtgttgcttctgcttctgatcCTTGGGGAGGCTCTGTTGAAAAATCTTCCACAGTTG GCAATGCTACATTTGACTTGTTTGCAAAGCTACCAGAGCATGGAGATAAGCCAGAACATAACAGTTCCCAGGCCCCTTCCTCTGTGAAATCCAACAGCCCT ATGTGGACCTCTTTGGTGACCTTATTCCAAGCACCAGGGAAAATGGAGTCAGGAATAAGGATGTATTTGATATTACAGTTTTAA